The following are encoded in a window of Roseimaritima ulvae genomic DNA:
- a CDS encoding ABC transporter ATP-binding protein, whose protein sequence is MLELANVTKLYGKVIGVNDLTLQLPAGAYGLVGPNGSGKTTFINLLTGQLRPTIGRLTVFENNPWRHRRLLRRIGLCPATDVLYPNVSAIDWVTYQVRLHGFSTSESRNRAAEALQQVRMTDRMHRPMGSYSLGMRQRTKIAQAIAHQPDLLILDEPYNGLDPVGRYEMTEFLRSWTAAGRSLLFASHVLHEIEAITSSFLLIHGGRLLASGTTEEIESILASTPQAITLVGPDAARLVARFADQDWVDSLQLKNHGQELRLALNDPAQMYGPLARWISEDGLRIDRMQSSSGDLTTLFESLLRHHRGETT, encoded by the coding sequence ATGCTGGAATTAGCCAACGTAACCAAGCTGTACGGCAAAGTCATCGGCGTCAACGATTTGACGCTGCAATTGCCGGCCGGCGCTTATGGCCTGGTCGGTCCCAACGGCTCCGGTAAAACGACGTTTATCAATTTGCTGACCGGCCAACTGCGTCCCACCATCGGCCGCTTGACCGTCTTCGAAAACAATCCCTGGCGTCACCGCCGCCTCCTCCGGCGCATCGGCCTGTGTCCCGCCACCGACGTGTTGTACCCCAACGTCTCAGCCATCGACTGGGTGACCTATCAAGTTCGACTGCACGGCTTTTCCACTTCGGAAAGTCGCAATCGCGCGGCAGAGGCACTGCAGCAGGTCCGCATGACCGATCGCATGCACCGCCCGATGGGCTCGTATTCGCTGGGCATGCGGCAGCGGACCAAGATCGCTCAAGCCATCGCGCACCAGCCGGACCTGCTGATCCTGGACGAACCCTACAACGGGCTCGATCCGGTCGGCCGCTATGAGATGACGGAGTTCCTGCGGAGCTGGACGGCAGCGGGCCGCAGCTTGCTGTTCGCCAGCCACGTGCTGCACGAAATCGAAGCCATTACGTCGTCGTTTTTGTTGATCCACGGCGGCCGCTTGCTGGCTTCCGGAACGACCGAAGAGATCGAGAGCATTCTGGCCAGCACGCCGCAAGCGATCACGCTGGTCGGCCCCGACGCCGCGCGGCTGGTTGCTCGCTTTGCCGACCAAGACTGGGTCGACTCTTTGCAGCTGAAAAATCACGGGCAGGAATTGCGACTCGCCCTAAATGATCCGGCCCAAATGTATGGTCCGCTGGCTCGCTGGATTAGCGAAGACGGTTTGCGGATCGATCGCATGCAGTCCAGCAGCGGCGACCTGACGACGTTGTTCGAATCGCTGCTGCGGCATCATCGCGGAGAGACGACATGA
- a CDS encoding ABC transporter ATP-binding protein, giving the protein MERPTIDALPHDRSHRSGSTRPVVEVSGVSKRYGTIQALSDVTIAFPPGITGLLGPNGSGKSTLIKALLGLARTHQGEGQVLGMPWPRDVRAIRDSVGYLPEDDCYIAGLTGIESVAFMAQLSGLPGTEGLRRAHEIMDFCDIGEERYREVETYSTGMRQKLKFAQALVHDPPLLILDEPTTGLDPDQRKAMLSRIATLARTHQKSIILSTHILHDVRSVCQQVVMLVHGQVRLSDSLANLQRPSAPTMHVTVSGDSDALVAHIERQGHTVTVQRDGSLKIEGVDPTDTAVVWKWAADAGAAIRRLQPAENSLDQIFFDVARAEPAAAEQLSYGPEASDGRS; this is encoded by the coding sequence GTGGAACGCCCAACCATCGATGCTCTCCCACACGACCGTTCCCACCGCTCCGGTTCGACACGTCCGGTGGTTGAAGTCAGCGGCGTGTCCAAACGCTACGGCACCATTCAGGCGTTGTCGGATGTGACCATCGCCTTTCCGCCCGGCATCACCGGCTTGCTCGGCCCCAACGGTTCTGGCAAGAGCACGCTGATCAAAGCTCTGCTGGGACTGGCCCGCACTCATCAAGGCGAAGGACAAGTCCTGGGGATGCCGTGGCCCCGCGATGTGCGAGCGATCCGCGACAGCGTGGGCTACCTGCCCGAAGACGACTGCTACATCGCCGGCCTGACGGGTATCGAATCGGTCGCCTTCATGGCCCAGCTCTCCGGCCTGCCCGGTACCGAAGGGCTGCGGCGAGCTCACGAGATCATGGACTTTTGCGACATCGGCGAAGAGCGGTATCGCGAAGTCGAAACGTATTCCACGGGCATGCGGCAAAAATTGAAATTCGCCCAAGCCCTGGTCCACGACCCGCCCCTGCTGATTCTCGACGAACCGACCACCGGGCTCGATCCCGATCAACGCAAAGCCATGCTCAGCCGCATCGCCACGCTGGCTCGCACCCATCAAAAATCCATCATCCTCTCGACCCACATCCTGCACGATGTTCGTTCGGTGTGCCAGCAGGTCGTGATGCTGGTCCATGGCCAGGTCCGGTTGAGTGATTCGCTGGCCAACCTTCAGCGGCCCAGCGCTCCCACCATGCACGTCACCGTCTCTGGCGATAGCGATGCCCTGGTCGCTCATATCGAACGCCAAGGCCACACCGTGACGGTGCAGCGCGACGGTTCGTTGAAGATCGAAGGCGTGGATCCAACGGACACGGCGGTGGTCTGGAAATGGGCCGCCGACGCCGGCGCTGCCATCCGCCGGCTGCAGCCCGCCGAGAACTCGCTGGACCAGATCTTCTTCGACGTCGCGCGAGCGGAACCCGCTGCGGCCGAGCAGCTGTCTTACGGACCGGAGGCTTCCGATGGCCGTTCATGA
- a CDS encoding shikimate kinase — translation MHLYLTGYRGSGKSSVARAVGEALGVDVIDLDDVIEQSAGRSIPEIFAAEGEAGFRDREAAALTQVAELPPSVVALGGGAILRESNRERIRQTGRCVWLVATAETLAARIAADEQNENGPQRPSLTQPGGNPADEVATVLQQREPHYTAAADHQISVDQQNIPEIAEQILAWLDTQLS, via the coding sequence ATGCACCTGTACTTAACCGGCTACCGCGGCAGCGGCAAAAGCAGTGTGGCCCGAGCGGTCGGCGAAGCGTTGGGCGTGGACGTGATCGACCTGGACGACGTGATCGAGCAGTCGGCCGGCCGGTCGATCCCCGAGATCTTCGCGGCCGAAGGCGAAGCGGGCTTCCGGGACCGGGAAGCGGCGGCCCTGACACAAGTCGCAGAGCTGCCACCGAGCGTCGTGGCGCTCGGCGGCGGAGCGATCCTGCGGGAGTCGAACCGAGAGCGGATCCGGCAGACCGGCCGCTGCGTGTGGCTGGTCGCCACAGCCGAAACGTTAGCCGCCCGGATCGCCGCCGACGAGCAAAACGAAAACGGGCCACAGCGGCCGAGTCTCACGCAACCGGGCGGCAACCCCGCGGACGAAGTCGCCACGGTCCTGCAGCAGCGTGAGCCCCACTACACCGCCGCCGCCGACCATCAAATAAGCGTCGACCAGCAAAACATCCCCGAAATCGCCGAGCAAATCCTAGCCTGGCTAGACACCCAGCTAAGTTGA
- the gatB gene encoding Asp-tRNA(Asn)/Glu-tRNA(Gln) amidotransferase subunit GatB has protein sequence MSDERDEDGRYPFKTVIGLEVHAQLKTQTKLFCRCSTQYGADPNTQVCPVCLGLPGALPVLNEHAIELAITTGLALNCDIPAVTKWDRKQYFYPDLPKGYQISQFDMPICAEGYLDITDPANEEQTRRIGLFRAHLEEDAGKSMHDEAAGRDYSRIDLNRCGTPLLEIVSKPDMSSPEEARNYLTELKLLLTHLGVSDCEMQEGSLRVDANVNLHISKAGKRIATPIVEVKNMNSFRAVERAIAYEVERQYQEWEDTGQTIETVSKRTFGWNDATEETFVQREKEESADYRYFPDPDLLPVHIPAARVDAAREALGELPAASRERLQTQYSLKPYDADVLVNQGPAMIAYFETVATTSSDAKRTSSWIQQDVMRSLKERHEEIEAFPVDAATLGELLKEVHDGRLDNNRARDVFQHLLAHGGTVSEATAALGIEAVDDSQLDALCDELLAANPQVVEHVQGGKPQAVGALIGKAKQKNPNVNPGQLRETLLAKIAAM, from the coding sequence GTGAGCGACGAGCGAGACGAGGACGGACGCTACCCGTTTAAAACCGTCATTGGGCTGGAGGTCCACGCCCAGCTGAAAACGCAGACCAAACTGTTCTGCCGATGCAGCACGCAGTACGGCGCCGACCCCAACACGCAGGTCTGCCCGGTCTGCCTGGGACTGCCCGGCGCCTTGCCCGTGTTAAACGAACACGCCATCGAACTGGCCATCACCACCGGCTTGGCATTGAACTGCGATATCCCGGCAGTCACCAAATGGGACCGCAAACAGTACTTCTATCCCGACCTGCCCAAGGGCTACCAGATCAGCCAGTTCGATATGCCGATCTGCGCCGAAGGTTACCTGGACATCACCGATCCGGCCAACGAAGAACAAACGCGACGCATCGGTTTGTTTCGGGCTCACCTAGAAGAAGACGCCGGCAAGAGCATGCACGACGAAGCGGCCGGTCGCGATTACTCACGCATCGACCTCAACCGCTGCGGCACGCCGCTGCTGGAGATCGTCAGCAAGCCGGACATGTCGTCCCCCGAGGAAGCTCGCAACTACCTAACCGAATTAAAACTGCTGCTGACGCACCTGGGCGTTTCCGACTGCGAAATGCAAGAGGGCAGCCTGCGCGTTGACGCCAACGTCAATCTGCATATTTCCAAAGCCGGCAAACGGATTGCCACGCCAATCGTGGAAGTCAAGAACATGAACAGCTTTCGCGCCGTCGAACGCGCGATCGCTTACGAAGTCGAGCGGCAGTATCAGGAATGGGAAGACACCGGCCAGACCATCGAAACGGTCTCCAAACGCACCTTCGGCTGGAACGACGCCACGGAAGAAACCTTCGTCCAGCGTGAGAAAGAAGAATCGGCTGACTACCGTTACTTCCCCGACCCCGACCTGCTGCCAGTGCACATCCCCGCCGCCCGCGTCGACGCCGCTCGCGAAGCGCTGGGTGAACTGCCGGCCGCCAGCCGCGAACGCCTGCAAACGCAATACTCGCTCAAACCCTACGACGCCGACGTGCTGGTCAATCAGGGCCCGGCCATGATCGCGTACTTCGAAACCGTGGCCACCACGTCCTCAGACGCCAAGCGAACCAGTTCCTGGATCCAGCAAGACGTGATGCGGTCGCTGAAAGAACGCCACGAAGAAATCGAAGCCTTCCCGGTCGACGCGGCCACGCTGGGCGAACTGCTAAAAGAAGTCCACGACGGACGGCTGGATAACAACCGTGCCCGCGACGTCTTCCAACACCTGCTGGCACACGGCGGCACGGTCAGCGAAGCCACCGCAGCGCTGGGCATCGAAGCGGTCGACGACAGCCAACTGGACGCGCTGTGCGACGAACTGCTGGCCGCCAACCCACAAGTCGTCGAACATGTGCAAGGCGGCAAACCTCAAGCCGTCGGCGCGCTGATCGGCAAAGCCAAACAGAAAAACCCCAACGTCAATCCCGGCCAGCTAAGAGAAACCTTATTAGCCAAAATCGCCGCGATGTAA
- a CDS encoding ABC transporter permease subunit — MAVHDLGYRGWTGRRMARALRPWVVARSGVSLVWRRRWMRMTLLVAWLPILAPALGIFLFELSTTYPEMRPVLAELTRNFVPGNPELAAQVLSDPEAARHEVWATLILAFFRYPQAVAMVLLVGLIAPMMISYDLRSKAYLMYFSRPLTPMEYILGKSAVLWFFLSMIITIPALVLYGVGVLLSSELSVIAQTWDIPLRILAATIVLAVPTTALALCYSAFTSESRYATFTWFATWVMGSVAYRILTFAGQPFQPPRPRGGGPRWRQSAEAQEALQEWRNSIDYDKWRLLSPYDTLGKVQSWVFGLDTTPASVWPAVTVLVAITMACIWIIRNRIIARLSV; from the coding sequence ATGGCCGTTCATGACTTGGGCTACCGCGGCTGGACGGGGCGACGGATGGCGCGGGCGCTGCGGCCTTGGGTCGTCGCCCGCAGCGGCGTGTCCTTAGTCTGGCGCCGACGTTGGATGCGGATGACGTTGCTGGTCGCCTGGCTGCCGATCCTGGCACCCGCGTTGGGCATCTTTCTGTTTGAGTTGTCCACGACCTATCCGGAGATGCGTCCGGTCCTGGCCGAACTGACTCGCAATTTTGTCCCCGGCAATCCCGAATTGGCGGCACAAGTCTTGTCCGACCCCGAAGCGGCTCGGCACGAAGTTTGGGCGACGCTGATCCTGGCGTTCTTCCGTTACCCGCAAGCCGTGGCGATGGTGCTGCTGGTCGGACTGATCGCTCCCATGATGATCTCGTATGACCTCCGCAGCAAAGCCTACCTGATGTATTTCTCGCGCCCGCTGACGCCCATGGAATACATCCTCGGCAAGTCCGCGGTGCTGTGGTTCTTCTTGTCGATGATCATCACGATCCCGGCGCTGGTCCTGTACGGCGTCGGCGTGCTGCTGTCGTCGGAATTGTCCGTGATCGCGCAAACTTGGGACATCCCGCTGCGGATCCTGGCCGCCACCATCGTGCTGGCCGTGCCCACCACGGCCCTGGCGTTGTGCTATTCGGCGTTTACGTCCGAAAGCCGCTATGCCACGTTCACCTGGTTCGCCACCTGGGTGATGGGTTCGGTCGCCTATCGCATCCTCACCTTCGCCGGACAACCCTTCCAGCCGCCTCGGCCTCGCGGTGGCGGACCGCGGTGGCGGCAAAGCGCCGAAGCTCAAGAAGCGTTGCAGGAATGGCGAAACAGCATCGACTACGACAAGTGGCGGTTGCTGTCGCCCTACGACACGCTGGGCAAAGTCCAAAGCTGGGTGTTTGGGCTGGACACCACGCCGGCCAGCGTCTGGCCGGCGGTAACGGTCCTGGTGGCGATCACCATGGCCTGTATTTGGATCATTCGCAACCGGATCATCGCGAGGCTAAGTGTTTAA
- a CDS encoding nucleotidyltransferase domain-containing protein produces MTDASAIDHAKMMQHVDSHPYPILFATISGAHLYGFPSPDSDFDLRGVHMLPLETVVGLDEGDQTVEKEGIYDGLEIDLVTHDAEKFFRLMLKRNGYVLEQVFSPLVVYSTPEHEELKSIAKNCITRHHAHHYLGFAATQWKLFAKESPPRVKPLLYVYRVLLTDIHLMRTGEVEANLITLNESAKLSYIDELVDRKRCGPEKGTLEAADLDFHTREYERLTAQLEAAYESSKLPEMPSARRELNDLLVRVRQNG; encoded by the coding sequence ATGACCGATGCCAGTGCGATTGACCACGCGAAGATGATGCAGCACGTCGATTCGCATCCGTACCCGATCCTGTTTGCGACCATCAGTGGAGCCCATCTTTATGGTTTCCCTTCGCCTGATTCCGACTTCGACCTCCGTGGCGTTCACATGCTGCCGCTGGAGACCGTTGTCGGACTCGACGAAGGCGATCAAACCGTAGAGAAGGAGGGTATCTACGACGGCCTCGAAATCGATCTCGTTACGCACGACGCGGAGAAGTTCTTTCGGTTGATGCTGAAGCGGAACGGGTATGTGCTTGAGCAAGTCTTTTCGCCGCTGGTGGTGTACAGCACTCCCGAGCACGAGGAACTGAAGTCGATCGCCAAAAACTGCATCACGCGTCACCACGCGCATCACTATCTCGGATTTGCCGCGACCCAGTGGAAGCTCTTCGCCAAGGAGTCACCTCCGCGCGTCAAGCCGCTGCTGTACGTCTACCGCGTGCTGCTGACGGACATCCACTTGATGCGCACCGGTGAGGTCGAAGCCAACCTGATCACACTGAACGAATCGGCCAAGCTCTCGTACATCGACGAGCTCGTGGACCGCAAGCGTTGTGGACCCGAGAAAGGAACGCTTGAAGCGGCCGACCTGGATTTCCACACCCGCGAATATGAGCGACTCACCGCCCAGCTTGAGGCGGCCTATGAATCCAGCAAGCTTCCCGAAATGCCGTCGGCTCGTCGCGAGCTGAATGATCTGCTTGTAAGGGTTCGCCAGAATGGGTAG
- a CDS encoding PQQ-binding-like beta-propeller repeat protein yields the protein MPHRLLAFALILAILPAVACGQKPQAWPCWMGANHDGVSAETGWSSDWPESGLEQVWSRELGIGFSSVSIADGRLYSMGHVEGEEFVYCFDAATGKEIWTHKYPCALVDVLYEGGPGATPTIDGTRVYTLGKEGQLFCFDTASGEVQWQRDLQADLDVTLPEWGFNSSPYILGDQLLLEAGRVVSYNKRSGEKIWQSEQHQAGYGSVALLSDDDRQLIVSLDSESLRISDAADGSQVDAFPWKSPFRTNSTTPIVSDGTIYVSTGYNVGCGLFELKDDKLELVYSNRFMRNHFNNSILYDGHLYGFDGNSNLGRVVHLVCMDHATGEVVWKHRGLGCGSLMIVDGKLLVLSDEGELVLANATPEGYQEIASSPLLEGRCWTVPVFFGGRVYARNAAGTLVCAKLP from the coding sequence ATGCCCCACCGCCTGTTGGCCTTCGCGCTCATCCTGGCGATCCTTCCCGCCGTCGCCTGTGGCCAAAAGCCACAAGCCTGGCCCTGTTGGATGGGCGCCAACCACGACGGCGTCTCGGCCGAAACGGGCTGGTCAAGCGATTGGCCGGAGTCGGGCCTAGAGCAGGTCTGGTCGCGGGAGCTGGGCATCGGTTTCAGTTCCGTCTCGATCGCCGATGGTCGCCTGTATTCGATGGGACATGTCGAAGGCGAAGAGTTCGTGTACTGCTTCGACGCGGCCACGGGCAAAGAAATTTGGACGCACAAATATCCCTGTGCCTTGGTGGACGTGCTGTACGAAGGCGGCCCCGGAGCGACGCCCACGATCGACGGCACGCGCGTCTACACGCTGGGCAAAGAAGGCCAGCTGTTTTGCTTCGACACCGCATCGGGCGAAGTGCAGTGGCAGCGAGACCTGCAAGCCGACCTCGACGTCACGCTGCCCGAATGGGGATTCAATAGTTCGCCCTACATCCTCGGCGACCAACTGCTGCTCGAAGCCGGACGCGTGGTGTCGTACAACAAACGCAGCGGCGAAAAGATCTGGCAGTCCGAACAGCATCAAGCCGGTTACGGCTCGGTCGCCCTGCTGAGCGACGACGACCGTCAGCTGATCGTCAGCCTCGATTCGGAATCGCTGCGGATCAGCGATGCCGCCGATGGTTCGCAAGTCGACGCGTTTCCTTGGAAGTCGCCGTTCCGCACCAATTCCACCACCCCGATCGTGTCCGACGGCACGATCTACGTCTCCACGGGCTACAACGTCGGCTGCGGCTTGTTCGAGCTGAAAGACGACAAGCTGGAACTGGTGTATTCCAACCGCTTCATGCGGAATCATTTCAACAACAGCATCCTCTACGACGGCCACCTGTACGGCTTCGACGGCAATTCCAATCTGGGCCGCGTGGTACATTTGGTATGCATGGACCACGCCACGGGCGAAGTCGTTTGGAAGCATCGCGGCCTGGGCTGTGGCTCGCTGATGATCGTCGACGGCAAACTGCTGGTGTTGTCGGACGAAGGGGAATTGGTGCTGGCCAACGCGACGCCGGAAGGTTATCAGGAAATCGCCAGTTCGCCGCTGCTGGAAGGGCGATGTTGGACTGTCCCTGTATTCTTCGGCGGCCGCGTCTACGCCCGCAACGCCGCCGGCACTCTAGTCTGCGCCAAACTCCCGTAA
- a CDS encoding tRNA dihydrouridine synthase yields MLAPLQIGNVAIDFPIVQAALSGYSDLPMRRIARQHGAGYAICEVMLDQFLLAVKKRQKTKHFLTIHPDEHPVGGQLMGAEPEQFAAGALRLVQAGFDVIDINFGCPVKKVLGRCRGGFHLSQPEVAIEIIRRTRDMVPDHIPVTVKMRRGIDDTPQARDQFFQILDGGFEAGIAAVTVHGRTVQQRYIGPSRWEFLKEVKQHIGPDRIVLGSGDLFRAEDCLRMMAQTGIDGVTVARGAIGNPWIFEQARALAAGQPLPPPPTLHQQADVMRQHFELCEQTYGVDRAPLLMRKFCIKYTASHPRMEQVRLAFTRLRTREAFEQALAEHYTDDGPGQYPPTEVHRTQSEG; encoded by the coding sequence ATGCTCGCTCCCCTGCAAATCGGCAACGTTGCGATCGATTTCCCGATCGTCCAAGCCGCCTTGTCGGGCTACAGCGACTTGCCGATGCGGCGGATCGCCCGCCAGCACGGTGCGGGCTATGCGATTTGCGAAGTGATGTTGGATCAGTTTTTGTTGGCGGTCAAAAAGCGGCAGAAAACCAAGCATTTCCTGACGATCCACCCCGACGAGCACCCCGTGGGCGGGCAATTGATGGGAGCCGAACCGGAGCAGTTTGCGGCCGGGGCGTTGCGTTTGGTGCAAGCCGGCTTCGACGTCATCGACATCAACTTTGGCTGTCCGGTCAAAAAGGTGTTGGGGCGTTGCCGCGGCGGCTTTCATCTATCGCAGCCCGAGGTGGCCATCGAGATCATTCGGCGGACCCGCGACATGGTTCCCGACCACATTCCGGTGACCGTCAAAATGCGGCGGGGCATCGACGACACGCCGCAAGCTCGCGATCAGTTTTTCCAGATCCTCGACGGCGGCTTTGAGGCTGGCATCGCGGCGGTCACCGTCCACGGCCGCACGGTCCAACAACGGTACATCGGCCCGAGCCGCTGGGAGTTTTTGAAAGAGGTCAAGCAACACATTGGGCCGGACCGCATCGTGCTGGGCAGCGGCGACCTGTTCCGCGCCGAAGACTGTCTGCGGATGATGGCCCAAACCGGCATCGACGGCGTCACCGTGGCTCGCGGGGCGATCGGCAACCCGTGGATTTTTGAGCAGGCTCGAGCCCTGGCGGCCGGCCAACCGCTGCCGCCTCCGCCCACGCTGCATCAGCAAGCCGACGTGATGCGGCAACATTTTGAACTGTGCGAGCAGACCTACGGGGTCGATCGAGCTCCGTTGCTGATGCGTAAGTTTTGCATCAAATACACGGCCAGCCATCCGCGGATGGAACAGGTACGGCTGGCCTTCACCCGCTTGCGAACCCGCGAAGCCTTCGAGCAAGCGTTGGCCGAACACTACACCGACGACGGCCCCGGACAGTACCCACCGACGGAAGTCCACCGCACGCAAAGCGAAGGCTAG
- a CDS encoding aldose epimerase family protein, protein MKIESEAWGKTTDGEQVTRYRLTNSHRHSVGLTDWGATLLDVNVPDRDGKLANVNLSFDSLDGYLGSHPHFGGTIGRFANRIARGHFEIDGQAYDLAINNGPNHLHGGTVSYDHRMWKAETFEADTAAGVRFTLVDPDGFEGYPGTVTVVTEYSWNDANELTIRFTATTDATTHVNLTNHSYWNLGGAGSGSAMDHVATIHADQFLDVDATLIPTGKLNDVTGTPLDFRKPTALGERLDQLPATNGYDHCYVVRGPAGTLRAAAKVLDPDSGRVLEIETTQPGMQLYTANHLPGNESSAGAGGHEAFCLETQHYPDAPNKPSFPSTLLKPGEKLEQTTVHRFSVE, encoded by the coding sequence GTGAAAATTGAATCGGAAGCTTGGGGAAAAACCACCGACGGCGAACAGGTCACGCGCTATCGATTGACCAACTCGCACCGCCACTCGGTGGGACTGACCGACTGGGGCGCAACGTTGTTGGACGTCAACGTGCCGGACCGCGACGGCAAGCTGGCCAATGTCAACTTGAGCTTTGACTCGCTGGACGGCTACCTGGGTTCGCATCCCCATTTTGGCGGCACCATCGGACGCTTTGCCAACCGCATCGCTCGAGGGCATTTCGAGATCGATGGCCAGGCGTACGATTTGGCGATCAACAACGGTCCCAACCACCTGCACGGCGGCACGGTCAGCTACGACCACCGGATGTGGAAAGCCGAAACGTTTGAAGCGGATACGGCGGCGGGCGTGCGGTTCACATTGGTCGATCCCGACGGCTTCGAAGGCTATCCCGGCACGGTGACGGTGGTGACCGAGTACAGCTGGAACGATGCCAATGAGTTGACGATCCGCTTCACCGCCACCACGGACGCAACGACGCACGTCAATCTGACCAATCACAGCTACTGGAACCTGGGCGGCGCCGGATCGGGGTCGGCGATGGACCACGTGGCCACCATCCATGCGGACCAGTTTTTGGACGTCGACGCGACGCTGATCCCCACCGGCAAGCTGAACGACGTCACCGGCACTCCGCTGGACTTCCGCAAACCGACGGCGCTGGGCGAGCGACTCGATCAACTGCCGGCAACCAACGGCTACGACCATTGCTACGTGGTGCGTGGCCCCGCGGGAACGCTGCGGGCGGCGGCCAAGGTGCTCGACCCGGACAGCGGTCGCGTGCTGGAAATCGAAACGACTCAACCCGGCATGCAGCTGTACACGGCGAACCATCTGCCGGGCAATGAGTCATCGGCCGGAGCCGGCGGGCACGAAGCGTTCTGCTTGGAAACGCAGCACTATCCCGACGCTCCCAACAAGCCGTCGTTCCCTTCGACGCTGTTGAAGCCGGGCGAGAAGCTGGAACAGACGACCGTGCACCGGTTCTCGGTGGAGTAG